From the Leishmania panamensis strain MHOM/PA/94/PSC-1 chromosome 31 sequence genome, one window contains:
- the AAT1.2 gene encoding amino acid transporter, putative (TriTrypDB/GeneDB-style sysID: LpmP.31.0330), which produces MSHAGLPRPQNHGSQLAETQQHNEQLHLPSEFDVEVTQGCVGKDVKGMEDISSTEVPDPYDFSRHDPKNRIEMQDRVRADRVARRRMPANKLQKHLNYVVPYGGLLSTGLNLASSSIGAGIIALPYAFNSSGLVMAIFYMIVVAYLTIYSYYLLGQAGTRTGLRNYEQIVRTLLGPGADYFLAFCMWFLSFGGEVSYVISAKDVLTAFLENADSTPAFLLGIWGQRLLTFVLWLVGMLPLCLPKEINSLRYFSCIAIVFIVYFVIAMVVHSTQNGLRADPRPEIRLFNTGNTAIAGLATFMFAFVSQLNAYESYGEMKSPTPLRLTLGASIAVGMVFVLYLFAGLFGYLDFGPRVVGSALRHYNPIEDKMMGVGYAGILFKLCVGYGLHMIPVRDAIYHCVRVDVHTIAWWKNACLCGLMALLSLVAGLFLPNVKVAFGLVGGFSGGFIGFIYPALMVMYAGSWSLSSVGWYHYLSTYLLLIVGVIGVVWGTASSIYGEI; this is translated from the coding sequence ATGAGCCACGCAGGTTTACCTCGCCCGCAAAACCACGGTTCCCAGCTCGCGGAGACCCAGCAACACAATGAGCAACTACACCTGCCCTCCGAGTTCGATGTGGAGGTAACTCAGGGATGCGTCGGGAAGGATGTGAAGGGGATGGAGGACATCTCCTCCACTGAGGTGCCGGACCCATACGACTTCTCGCGGCATGACCCGAAGAACCGGATCGAGATGCAGGACAGGGTACGCGCCGACCGCGTTGCCCGCCGCCGCATGCCTGCGAACAAGCTTCAGAAGCACCTCAACTACGTTGTGCCCTACGGCGGTCTGCTTTCCACGGGCCTCAACCTGGCGAGCTCCTCCATCGGTGCCGGCATTATCGCGCTCCCGTACGCCTTCAACTCCTCTGGTCTCGTTATGGCGATTTTCTATATGATTGTTGTTGCGTACCTCACCATCTACTCCTACTACCTGCTGGGCCAGGCCGGTACCAGGACTGGTCTGCGCAACTACGAGCAGATTGTGCGCACGCTGCTCGGCCCCGGCGCCGACTACTTCCTCGCCTTCTGCATGTGGTTTCTGAGCTTTGGTGGAGAGGTCTCGTACGTCATCTCAGCGAAGGATGTGCTGACTGCCTTCCTCGAAAACGCTGACAGCACGCCGGCGTTCCTGTTGGGCATCTGGGGCCAGCGCCTGCTCACTTTTGTGCTGTGGCTTGTGGgcatgctgccgctgtgcctgCCAAAGGAGATCAACTCGCTGCGCTACTTCTCCTGCATCGCGATTGTGTTCATCGTGTACTTTGTGATCgcgatggtggtgcacaGCACGCAAAATGGACTGCGTGCAGATCCGCGTCCGGAGATTCGGCTCTTCAACACGGGCAACACCGCCATTGCTGGCCTGGCCACGTTCATGTTTGCGTTCGTCTCGCAGCTGAATGCGTACGAGTCCTACGGTGAGATGAAGAGCCccacgccgctgcgcctcacgCTGGGTGCTAGCATCGCGGTTGGTATGGTGTTTGTGCTGTACCTCTTCGCTGGGCTCTTTGGCTACCTCGACTTCGGCCCAAGGGTAGTCGGCTCCGCGCTGAGGCATTACAACCCCATCGAGGATAAGATGATGGGCGTCGGCTATGCGGGTATCCTGTTCAAGCTGTGCGTCGGATACGGCCTGCACATGATCCCGGTGCGCGATGCCATCTACCACTGCGTCCGCGTGGATGTGCACACCATCGCGTGGTGGAAGAACGCATGTCTGTGCGGCCTCATGGCACTGCTCTCACTGGTGGCTGGGCTATTTCTTCCGAATGTTAAAGTGGCCTTTGGCCTTGTTGGCGGCTTTTCTGGCGGCTTCATCGGCTTTATTTACCCGGCGCTCATGGTCATGTACGCTGGCAGCTGGTCGCTGTCGTCGGTTGGGTGGTACCACTACCTCTCCACGTACTTGCTGCTCATCGTCGGTGTCATTGGCGTCGTGTGGGGGACGGCCAGCTCCATCTATGGCGAGATTTAG